The Amblyomma americanum isolate KBUSLIRL-KWMA chromosome 5, ASM5285725v1, whole genome shotgun sequence genome window below encodes:
- the LOC144134424 gene encoding protein-cysteine N-palmitoyltransferase HHAT-like: MDVACIYARCFEHPAPNSLPGAIPSTPSPKHFDRVVPVFYATYSSLFVAFQLSWKVAVTLMCQHAVFYATTMLHIPAATYAVALLMIAMKRFVFTYVLHSVFYQYGPTSFTVSYIAFQWNILRGLSYSVDFVRAERLKPREKRRRLPPYWKSLAYVLYLPTVVLGPPQNYDDYVAQLDKKRPKCTPREVAYCVTRLLRSAAHFVLMEAMTHYLYSSAMAKWPWMIEQLDAASLVGFVMACHFFFYVRHVFTYGFATALARAEAVEIPPQPKCIARISTCSQFWRYFDRGMHLLIRKYFYEPLVGSKKEPARLALGTAVAFAFTWYWHDMENEVAIWCALSMFGITIEVLVAEARKWAPVRKLEVLYLGAPHRLREAAALLGSPHYLLTILACLLHVVDVDVWLIVCRRVLLDFPFPLVPVLAVLYIGVHVEFYIQEWEAKARKKDA; this comes from the exons ATGGACGTGGCATGCATTTATGCAA GATGCTTTGAGCATCCGGCCCCCAATTCGTTGCCGGGCGCCATACCTTCCACACCATCGCCTAAGCACTTTGACAGA GTGGTACCCGTCTTCTACGCCACCTACTCTTCGCTGTTTGTGGCTTTCCAGCTAAGCTGGAAGGTGGCCGTAACATTAATGTGTCAGCACGCCGTTTTCTACGCCACTACAATGCTGCATATTCCTGCAGCGACCTACGCTGTAGCGCTGTTGATGATCGCCATGAAGCGCTTCGTGTTCACGTACGTACTGCAC TCCGTGTTCTATCAGTACGGACCCACAAGCTTCACGGTGAGCTACATAGCCTTCCAATGGAACATTCTGCGTGGTCTGAGCTACAGCGTCGACTTCGTCCGCGCTGAGAGGCTGAAACCCAGAGAGAAACGACGCCGACTGCCCCCATACTGGAAATCCCTCGCCTACGTACTGTACCTGCCGACGGTCGTTCTGGGGCCGCCGCAGAACTACGACGACTATGTGGCTCAG TTGGACAAGAAGAGGCCGAAGTGTACACCCCGGGAAGTGGCTTATTGCGTCACAAGATTATTGCGGAGCGCAGCTCATTTTGTGCTAATGGAAGCCATGACTCACTATTTATACAG TTCAGCGATGGCCAAGTGGCCCTGGATGATCGAGCAACTGGACGCCGCAAGCCTTGTGGGCTTCGTTATGGCCTGTCATTTCTTCTTCTACGTCCGCCACGTGTTCACCTACGGCTTCGCCACTGCCCTGGCCCGCGCCGAAGCCGTCGAGATCCCGCCGCAACCCAAATGCATCGCCAGGATAAGCACGTGCTCGCAGTTCTGGAG GTACTTCGACCGGGGCATGCACTTGTTAATTCGAAA GTACTTCTACGAGCCCTTGGTGGGCAGCAAGAAAGAACCCGCCAGGCTGGCACTTGGTACAGCGGTGGCGTTTGCCTTCACCTGGTACTGGCACGACATGGAGAATGAAGTTGCCATCTGGTGCGCCCTCAGTATGTTCGGCATCACCATCGAGGTGCTCGTGGCTGAGGCACGGAAGTGGGCGCCCGTCAGGAAATTAGAG GTGCTGTACCTAGGCGCTCCTCACCGCTTGCGAGAGGCCGCAGCCCTTCTGGGCTCTCCACACTACCTCCTCACCATCCTAGCATGCCTATTACACGTGGTTGACGTCGACGTCTGGCTCATCGTCTGTCGAAGGGTTCTGCTCG